One genomic window of Sodaliphilus pleomorphus includes the following:
- a CDS encoding leucine-rich repeat protein: MRDEKNDKLYAVKCFLKDQPNRAENYRMIAEELEYVSSSFLTKFQYLDNELFVDAAHADGEEFPVLLMDWVEGTNLDLYIRQHLHDSYQLHLLAYQFSRLALWLMPQPFAHGDLKPDNIMVREDGTLVLIDYDGMFVPAMKGQKAREMGSPDFRHPARTEETFNEHIDDFSLASILLSLRVIAEEPALLEKYGAADRLLFSEKDYRAIHDCQLLKDIFPSECPEVNTLVGLFIIALTQSDLSNVSFRLLSLERPKEPEIEIISTEVTEEDKKDAWTDEFGVKYSKDGKKLLKSTNSYLTNYTIRQGTRSICNGAFSWCTSLQSVTIPDSVTSIGNSAFSSCDSLQSVNIPNSVTSIGDRAFAVCDSLQSVTIPDSVTSIGDWAFAGCSSLQSVTIPDSVTSISDRAFMGCSSLQSVTIPDSVTSIGNSAFSYCKSLQSVTIPDSVTSIGNSAFENCSSLQSVIISDSVTSIGNLAFSYCDSL, translated from the coding sequence ATGCGGGATGAGAAGAATGACAAGCTCTATGCCGTGAAGTGCTTTCTCAAAGACCAGCCGAACCGTGCGGAAAACTACCGGATGATAGCTGAGGAACTGGAATATGTCTCTTCGAGTTTCCTCACCAAGTTTCAGTATTTGGACAATGAGCTGTTCGTCGACGCTGCCCATGCTGATGGCGAGGAGTTCCCCGTCCTGCTGATGGACTGGGTGGAGGGCACCAACCTCGACCTGTATATCCGTCAGCATCTCCACGACAGCTATCAGTTGCATCTGCTTGCCTACCAGTTCAGCCGTCTCGCCCTGTGGCTGATGCCGCAGCCATTTGCCCACGGCGACTTAAAGCCAGACAACATCATGGTGAGAGAGGACGGTACGTTGGTGCTGATTGATTATGACGGCATGTTCGTTCCGGCAATGAAGGGACAGAAGGCGCGGGAGATGGGCAGTCCGGACTTCCGCCACCCCGCACGCACGGAAGAAACCTTCAACGAGCATATTGACGACTTCTCACTTGCCTCCATTCTGCTTTCTCTCAGGGTGATCGCCGAAGAGCCTGCCTTGCTTGAGAAGTACGGCGCTGCCGACCGTCTTCTCTTCTCAGAAAAAGACTATAGGGCCATTCATGACTGTCAACTTTTAAAGGACATCTTCCCTTCTGAGTGCCCAGAGGTGAACACCCTTGTGGGACTGTTCATCATCGCCCTTACTCAATCCGATTTGTCGAATGTCTCCTTCCGCCTGCTGTCGTTGGAGCGACCGAAAGAACCGGAGATTGAAATCATCAGCACGGAAGTTACGGAAGAAGATAAGAAGGACGCATGGACAGATGAGTTTGGCGTGAAATATTCCAAAGATGGGAAGAAGCTATTAAAAAGCACTAATAGCTACTTAACGAATTATACGATTAGGCAAGGAACAAGGAGCATTTGCAACGGTGCGTTTTCATGGTGCACATCCTTGCAGTCCGTCACCATCCCCGACTCCGTGACCAGCATTGGCAACAGTGCGTTTTCAAGTTGCGACTCCTTGCAGTCTGTCAACATCCCCAACTCCGTGACCAGCATTGGCGACCGTGCGTTTGCGGTTTGCGATTCCTTGCAGTCCGTCACCATCCCCGACTCCGTGACCAGCATTGGCGACTGGGCGTTTGCGGGTTGCTCATCCTTGCAGTCCGTCACCATCCCCGACTCCGTGACCAGCATTAGCGACCGTGCGTTTATGGGTTGCTCATCCTTGCAGTCCGTCACCATCCCCGACTCAGTGACCAGCATAGGCAACAGCGCGTTTTCGTATTGCAAATCCTTGCAGTCCGTCACCATCCCCGACTCCGTGACCAGCATTGGCAACAGTGCGTTTGAGAATTGCTCATCCTTGCAGTCCGTCATCATCTCCGACTCCGTGACCAGCATTGGCAACCTTGCGTTTTCGTATTGCGACTCCTTGTAG